One genomic region from Reichenbachiella ulvae encodes:
- a CDS encoding 2'-5' RNA ligase family protein, with protein MAKKNLYFLAIIPEEGLRKEIHQIKLSAAEQYHSQAALKSPPHITLHMPFQWREDREQQLIQAISQFEFKAFPIAVSLKNFDFFPPRVVFIHVDENESLRLLQKQLSDHVRRELNIFNDTYKDLGFHPHITIAFRDLKKSLFPEVMEEFSQREFEAVMNVKGFTLLKNINKKWERLAEF; from the coding sequence ATGGCTAAGAAGAATTTGTATTTTTTAGCGATAATCCCCGAGGAGGGCTTGCGAAAGGAGATTCACCAGATAAAATTATCAGCGGCAGAGCAGTATCATTCACAAGCTGCCCTCAAATCACCACCGCATATCACGCTTCATATGCCTTTTCAGTGGAGAGAAGATCGTGAACAGCAGTTGATTCAGGCGATCAGTCAATTCGAGTTTAAGGCTTTTCCGATAGCGGTTAGTTTAAAGAATTTCGATTTCTTTCCGCCAAGAGTGGTGTTTATTCATGTGGATGAGAACGAATCTCTACGTCTGCTTCAGAAACAATTGTCTGACCATGTGCGTCGTGAGTTGAATATCTTTAATGATACCTACAAGGATCTGGGCTTTCACCCCCACATTACCATTGCTTTTCGGGATTTGAAAAAATCTCTATTCCCCGAGGTGATGGAAGAATTTTCTCAGAGGGAGTTCGAGGCAGTAATGAATGTGAAGGGTTTCACACTTCTAAAAAACATCAATAAGAAGTGGGAGCGCTTGGCAGAGTTCTAA
- a CDS encoding BrxA/BrxB family bacilliredoxin, with amino-acid sequence MYPEELVAPMREDLTSVGFEELKTADAVTSHLTEHKGTTLLVINSVCGCAAGAARPGVKMAVANSEKKPSHLATVFAGVDAEAVQKAREFTLPYPPSSPSIALFKDGELAHFVERHHIEGRSAEMIADHLVNVFDEYC; translated from the coding sequence ATGTACCCAGAAGAATTAGTAGCCCCAATGCGTGAGGATTTGACCTCAGTTGGATTTGAAGAATTGAAAACTGCAGATGCAGTTACCAGTCACTTGACTGAGCATAAAGGAACAACACTATTAGTGATTAACTCTGTATGTGGATGTGCGGCAGGTGCTGCCAGACCAGGAGTGAAAATGGCTGTAGCCAATAGCGAGAAGAAGCCGAGTCATTTGGCAACTGTATTCGCTGGTGTAGATGCAGAGGCTGTACAGAAGGCAAGAGAGTTTACGCTACCTTACCCTCCATCATCTCCATCTATCGCGCTTTTCAAGGATGGTGAATTGGCGCACTTTGTAGAGAGACATCACATCGAAGGTCGTAGTGCTGAAATGATCGCTGATCATTTGGTAAACGTTTTCGATGAGTACTGTTAA
- a CDS encoding lipoprotein N-acyltransferase Lnb domain-containing protein: MLRYHSLLFLVLILFCASTLQAQAPTLSDKSEVILMTMSPGQEELYSAFGHSALRVRDEPNRIDIVFNYGIFDFDQPNFYLNFARGKLLYKLGTGPYSRYRRYYMSINRTIIEQSLNLNQEQKQAIFDRLIENAKPENADYYYNYCYDNCATKIRDVINATLGDKIKYNYNYARDSMSYRDLMDRYLHEQPWGDVGIDFCLGPEIDRRADGPAYMYMPEYLKIALDGATVRNDSTQIPLVKEKKTINVAADQPSMASAIRPFHVFVLLFFVVGIFIHRSMKYQMNYRFVDVILFGVTGVLSISLLFLWFGTDHLSQHNYNLIWCTPLNLIALILLIRKKKIKALRYYFITYAIVLIGQISLSAALPQQLNDAFIPLLLALMIRSFYLGYWLKNVDQ; this comes from the coding sequence ATGTTGCGCTATCACTCCCTATTATTTCTTGTTTTAATCCTATTTTGTGCTTCGACACTTCAAGCACAAGCACCAACCCTTAGCGATAAATCAGAAGTGATCCTGATGACGATGAGCCCGGGACAGGAAGAGCTGTATTCGGCTTTTGGACACAGTGCGCTCCGCGTTCGTGATGAGCCTAATCGCATAGACATTGTTTTCAACTACGGCATTTTTGATTTCGATCAGCCCAATTTCTATCTCAACTTTGCCAGAGGTAAACTGCTATACAAACTAGGTACGGGTCCTTACTCACGCTACAGAAGATACTACATGAGTATCAACCGAACGATCATAGAGCAAAGCCTCAATCTGAATCAAGAACAAAAGCAGGCCATTTTCGATCGACTGATTGAAAACGCAAAGCCTGAAAATGCCGACTACTACTACAACTATTGCTACGACAACTGCGCTACAAAAATCCGTGACGTCATCAACGCCACACTGGGAGATAAAATCAAATACAACTACAACTACGCCAGAGACTCCATGAGTTACAGAGACCTGATGGATCGCTACCTCCATGAGCAGCCCTGGGGTGATGTGGGGATCGACTTTTGTCTAGGACCCGAGATCGACAGAAGAGCGGATGGACCGGCATATATGTACATGCCCGAATACCTCAAAATCGCTCTAGATGGTGCAACTGTAAGGAACGATTCGACGCAAATTCCGCTAGTAAAAGAAAAGAAAACCATCAATGTAGCCGCAGACCAACCGAGTATGGCCAGTGCCATTCGTCCTTTCCATGTCTTTGTTTTGCTGTTTTTTGTTGTGGGGATCTTCATCCATCGCAGCATGAAATACCAAATGAATTATCGATTTGTCGATGTGATCTTGTTTGGTGTGACAGGAGTATTAAGTATTTCCTTACTATTCCTGTGGTTTGGAACCGACCACTTGTCGCAGCATAACTATAACCTGATTTGGTGCACCCCACTGAATCTAATTGCGCTCATACTATTGATACGCAAAAAGAAAATCAAGGCTCTCCGATACTATTTTATCACCTATGCGATTGTATTGATTGGACAGATTTCGTTGAGTGCTGCTCTTCCTCAGCAGCTCAATGATGCCTTTATCCCATTGTTACTGGCACTGATGATTCGAAGCTTTTATCTGGGATATTGGTTGAAAAACGTAGATCAATAA
- a CDS encoding HupE/UreJ family protein: MTDFELYFGLGREHIMDITAYDHILFVIALCTIYQVSEWKKVLILVTAFTLGHSLTLALVTLDVISVNSSIIEFLIPVTIFITAVGNIFKRNTDFHSKTSRTNYFFALFFGLIHGMGFSNYLKALLGKDSEIIGQLFAFNVGLEFGQILIVLIFMGVAAVLNFFVHVQRRDWILAVSSGVAAIALTLMIETKFW; the protein is encoded by the coding sequence ATGACAGATTTTGAGCTGTATTTTGGGTTGGGGCGAGAGCATATCATGGATATTACGGCCTATGATCATATTTTATTTGTGATCGCACTATGTACGATCTATCAGGTGTCGGAGTGGAAAAAGGTCCTGATATTGGTTACGGCTTTCACTTTAGGGCACTCGTTGACCCTGGCCTTAGTGACTTTAGATGTGATCAGTGTCAATTCTTCAATTATCGAATTCCTGATTCCTGTGACGATTTTTATCACTGCGGTTGGAAATATTTTCAAGCGCAACACAGATTTTCATTCTAAAACCTCTCGAACGAATTATTTCTTCGCGTTGTTTTTTGGATTGATACATGGCATGGGATTTTCGAATTACCTGAAGGCATTGTTGGGAAAGGATAGCGAAATCATTGGCCAACTCTTTGCCTTTAATGTAGGATTGGAGTTTGGTCAGATATTGATTGTTTTGATATTCATGGGAGTTGCTGCCGTGCTCAATTTCTTTGTTCATGTGCAAAGACGCGATTGGATACTGGCAGTTTCTTCGGGAGTTGCAGCCATTGCCCTGACCTTGATGATAGAGACTAAATTTTGGTGA
- a CDS encoding M1 family metallopeptidase, translating into MKRILIVALALLPLTTWAQGEWDQKFEQLGTMLPTPTDYRNASGAPGVKYWQQKVDYNIDVELIDETHQIIGKETITYTNNSPDQLGYLWVQLDQNMRGKDSDTPLVESSEMKSSMSGKSLQNLTKEFDYEGGFNIEYVKDAKDKALPYMINKTMMRVDLPEPLASGESVSFKIAWSYFVQDRMNMGGRSGYEYFPKDDNYLYAIAQWFPRLAVYDDLEGWQNKQFLGRGEFALEFGDYEVNLTVPADFMLAATGELQNPKEVLTATQLKRFEKAKQTFDKPVFIVTEEEAIANESSRSTAKKTWTFQADDIRDFAFAASRKFIWDVQAVKIGDKTPLAMSYYPKEGNPLWEDESTKAVVNTLKTYSKHTIEYPYSKAISVHTASIGMEYPMICFNYGRPDENGEFSDRLKWGMIGVIIHEVGHNFFPMIINSDERQWTWMDEGLNTFVQSLTEKEYYPEKPLRRGEAKLIVDYMKGDKMFIRPIMTNSEQILQFGNNAYGKPAAALSVLRETIMGPELFDYAFKTYSERWAFKRPSPGDFFRTMEDASAVDLDWFWKGWFYTTDHVDVSLDKVTWYKMGVPEETVENKPKKGKKGKKVSEENSESGEKVFEFADEADVFEFQNTSDRSYREFMNRVDDDAVKLANENKNFYELTFSNKGGLVTPIIIEWTYEDGSVETEYIPAEIWRMNENVVKKVFVKEKKVTNIVIDPKEETADVNTEDNIFPRVEKTSEFDQFKAAN; encoded by the coding sequence ATGAAGAGAATTTTGATTGTAGCCCTAGCGCTGCTGCCCTTGACTACTTGGGCACAGGGAGAATGGGATCAGAAATTTGAGCAGTTAGGTACTATGTTGCCTACTCCTACCGATTATAGAAATGCATCTGGAGCTCCAGGGGTCAAATATTGGCAGCAAAAGGTGGATTACAATATCGATGTGGAGCTGATAGATGAAACTCATCAGATCATCGGTAAAGAAACCATCACATATACCAACAATTCCCCAGACCAATTAGGGTATCTATGGGTACAGTTGGATCAAAATATGCGTGGAAAGGATTCAGACACACCGTTAGTCGAGTCATCAGAAATGAAATCCTCAATGTCAGGAAAGTCATTGCAGAATTTGACCAAAGAATTTGACTATGAAGGTGGATTCAATATCGAATATGTGAAGGATGCGAAGGATAAAGCGCTTCCATACATGATCAACAAAACCATGATGAGAGTAGACTTACCAGAGCCATTGGCGAGTGGAGAGAGTGTTTCTTTCAAGATCGCTTGGTCATACTTCGTTCAGGACAGAATGAACATGGGGGGTAGATCAGGATACGAGTATTTCCCAAAAGATGATAACTACCTCTATGCCATTGCACAATGGTTCCCAAGATTGGCAGTCTATGATGACCTGGAAGGATGGCAAAATAAGCAGTTCCTTGGTCGTGGAGAGTTTGCTTTGGAATTCGGAGATTATGAAGTGAATTTGACGGTTCCTGCTGATTTTATGTTGGCTGCTACCGGAGAGCTACAGAATCCAAAAGAAGTTTTGACTGCTACTCAATTGAAGAGATTCGAAAAGGCTAAGCAAACTTTTGACAAACCAGTTTTCATCGTGACTGAAGAGGAAGCGATTGCCAACGAATCTTCAAGATCAACTGCTAAGAAAACCTGGACTTTCCAGGCAGATGATATCCGTGATTTTGCATTTGCTGCCTCTCGTAAGTTTATCTGGGATGTGCAAGCGGTGAAAATTGGTGACAAGACGCCATTGGCCATGTCTTACTATCCTAAAGAAGGAAACCCACTATGGGAAGATGAGTCTACGAAAGCGGTGGTAAATACGCTCAAGACTTATTCTAAGCACACCATCGAGTACCCCTACTCCAAAGCGATTTCCGTTCATACAGCGTCTATAGGTATGGAGTACCCGATGATCTGTTTCAACTATGGTCGTCCTGATGAGAATGGTGAGTTCTCTGATCGTTTGAAATGGGGAATGATTGGTGTAATTATCCACGAAGTGGGTCACAATTTCTTCCCAATGATCATCAACTCTGATGAAAGACAGTGGACCTGGATGGACGAAGGGTTGAATACATTCGTACAATCTTTGACTGAAAAGGAGTACTACCCAGAGAAGCCTTTGAGAAGAGGAGAGGCTAAGTTGATAGTGGACTATATGAAAGGAGATAAAATGTTTATCCGTCCTATCATGACTAATTCTGAGCAGATACTTCAGTTTGGTAACAATGCTTATGGCAAGCCAGCTGCGGCATTGAGCGTGTTGAGAGAGACCATTATGGGGCCAGAGTTGTTCGATTATGCTTTCAAAACTTACTCTGAAAGATGGGCATTCAAGAGACCGAGCCCAGGAGACTTCTTCCGTACAATGGAGGATGCTTCTGCAGTTGATTTGGATTGGTTCTGGAAGGGTTGGTTTTATACAACGGATCATGTGGATGTGTCCCTGGACAAGGTGACCTGGTACAAAATGGGTGTTCCTGAAGAGACAGTGGAAAATAAGCCTAAGAAAGGGAAGAAAGGCAAAAAAGTGTCTGAAGAAAATTCTGAGTCTGGTGAAAAGGTTTTTGAGTTTGCTGATGAAGCGGATGTGTTCGAATTCCAAAACACCTCTGATAGAAGTTATCGTGAGTTCATGAATCGTGTGGATGACGATGCAGTGAAGTTGGCCAATGAAAACAAGAACTTCTATGAATTGACATTCTCTAACAAAGGTGGTTTGGTAACGCCGATCATCATCGAGTGGACTTACGAAGATGGAAGTGTAGAGACTGAGTATATCCCAGCAGAAATCTGGAGAATGAATGAAAATGTAGTCAAGAAGGTGTTTGTCAAAGAAAAGAAAGTGACCAATATCGTGATCGATCCAAAGGAAGAAACAGCTGACGTTAATACTGAAGACAATATCTTCCCAAGAGTGGAGAAGACTTCAGAATTTGATCAATTCAAAGCAGCTAACTGA
- a CDS encoding iron-sulfur cluster assembly protein, with protein sequence MEDNLRDKVVEAIKQVYDPEIPVDVYELGLIYEISIHPVNSVYVLMTLTSPACPSAEQIPDEIKQKIQGIEGIGDVNVEVTFDPPYETDMMSEAAKLELGFM encoded by the coding sequence ATGGAAGATAATTTAAGAGACAAAGTAGTAGAGGCGATCAAGCAGGTTTATGACCCTGAGATCCCTGTGGATGTATACGAGCTGGGTCTGATCTATGAGATCAGCATTCACCCAGTCAACTCTGTATATGTGTTGATGACACTTACTTCTCCTGCCTGTCCATCCGCTGAGCAGATTCCGGATGAGATTAAGCAGAAGATTCAGGGAATTGAGGGCATCGGTGATGTGAATGTAGAGGTGACTTTTGATCCTCCATACGAAACAGACATGATGTCTGAAGCTGCCAAGTTAGAATTAGGATTTATGTAA
- a CDS encoding cysteine desulfurase has protein sequence MVTTDLNIEKIRKDFPILHQEVNGKPLIYFDNAATSQKPQSVIDALTHYYNTDNANIHRGIHTLAERSTTAFENTRKAVAEFLNSNEVEEIIFTKGTTEGINLVAATYGRKFIGEGDEIIISGLEHHSNIVPWQILCEEKGSVLKVIPVNDKGELIMEEYDKLLSDKTKLVSVNYISNALGTINPVKEIIDKAHGVGAKVLIDAAQAAPHATLDVQGLDCDFMAFSAHKVYGPTGVGALYGKRALLEAMPPYQGGGEMIKDVSFSGTTYNDIPYKFEAGTPNIGEVIALKAALDYVSELGLENIAAYEHELLEYATELLSEVEGFQAIGTADNKASVISFLIDGVHPFDLGQILDAKGIAVRTGHHCAQPLMERFEIEGTVRASFSVYNTKEEIKTFVEALKSAIKMFK, from the coding sequence ATGGTAACGACAGATTTGAATATTGAAAAAATAAGAAAGGACTTTCCAATCCTGCATCAGGAAGTCAACGGGAAACCTTTGATTTATTTTGACAATGCGGCGACTTCTCAGAAGCCTCAATCTGTGATAGATGCATTGACGCATTACTACAATACGGACAATGCCAACATACATAGAGGGATTCATACGCTTGCAGAGCGATCAACTACTGCTTTCGAGAACACGAGAAAGGCTGTGGCAGAATTCCTAAATAGCAACGAAGTAGAAGAAATCATCTTTACCAAAGGAACCACCGAAGGGATTAACCTCGTGGCTGCTACCTATGGACGAAAATTCATAGGTGAGGGAGATGAAATCATCATATCAGGATTGGAGCACCACTCCAATATTGTTCCCTGGCAAATCCTATGTGAGGAAAAGGGATCAGTATTAAAGGTAATCCCTGTAAATGACAAGGGAGAGCTGATCATGGAGGAGTATGACAAGCTGCTTTCGGACAAGACCAAATTAGTATCGGTCAATTATATTTCGAATGCGCTCGGTACTATCAATCCGGTAAAAGAGATCATTGACAAAGCACATGGTGTAGGCGCGAAGGTGCTAATAGATGCAGCACAGGCTGCTCCTCATGCTACTTTGGATGTGCAGGGCCTGGATTGTGATTTCATGGCTTTTTCTGCTCATAAGGTTTATGGTCCTACTGGTGTGGGGGCTTTGTACGGTAAAAGAGCTTTGTTAGAAGCTATGCCGCCGTATCAAGGCGGAGGAGAGATGATCAAAGATGTGAGTTTCTCAGGTACGACATACAATGATATCCCGTACAAGTTTGAAGCAGGTACACCTAATATCGGTGAGGTGATTGCGCTAAAGGCAGCTTTGGATTATGTGTCAGAGTTAGGCTTGGAAAACATTGCAGCCTATGAGCATGAGTTGCTAGAGTATGCTACTGAGCTGTTGTCAGAGGTGGAAGGGTTTCAGGCTATAGGTACCGCAGATAATAAGGCAAGTGTGATTTCTTTTCTGATCGATGGGGTTCATCCTTTCGATCTGGGACAGATACTGGATGCCAAAGGAATTGCAGTACGTACGGGACACCACTGTGCTCAGCCGTTGATGGAGAGATTTGAGATTGAAGGAACTGTTAGAGCTTCTTTCTCTGTTTATAATACCAAAGAAGAAATTAAAACTTTTGTGGAGGCTTTAAAGTCTGCCATTAAAATGTTCAAGTAA
- a CDS encoding SPASM domain-containing protein: protein MSQVRDYINLLSKVDYPKLQNAWRVWRSYEKSRRTTEPVQPGLPLSIAFEPTTSCNLRCPECPSGLRSFTRPTGMLDRGFFEQSIEQMKDHLIYLAFYFQGEPFLHPEFLDMVSFASKKRIYTATSTNAHYLDRENAEATVRSGIDRLIISIDGTTQETYQDYRIGGKLEKVLEGTRNMVKEKHRLRSRTPHLIFQFLVVGPNEHQIEEARRLAREVGVDEIQFKTAQIYDFENGSDLIPTNQKFSRYRRKSDGKFELKNPLLNECWKMWQSCVVTWDGKVVPCCFDKDAAHVLGDLNQQSMKEIWTSDSYQNFRRAILKSRSNIDICQNCSEGLNISLADG from the coding sequence ATGTCACAAGTAAGAGATTATATTAATCTGCTGTCCAAGGTAGATTATCCCAAACTGCAAAATGCATGGCGAGTCTGGCGTAGTTATGAGAAGAGCCGTCGCACAACGGAGCCTGTTCAACCGGGCTTACCCTTGAGTATTGCTTTTGAGCCGACGACTTCCTGCAACTTGAGGTGTCCGGAGTGCCCGAGCGGTTTGCGTTCCTTTACCAGACCAACTGGGATGCTGGATAGAGGCTTTTTTGAGCAGTCGATCGAGCAGATGAAGGATCATCTGATTTACCTGGCGTTTTATTTTCAAGGCGAGCCTTTTCTGCACCCTGAGTTTCTGGATATGGTTTCTTTCGCCTCCAAAAAGCGCATTTATACTGCCACGAGTACCAATGCCCATTATTTGGATCGTGAAAACGCAGAGGCTACCGTTAGGTCAGGAATTGACCGATTGATCATCTCCATAGATGGTACTACACAGGAGACTTATCAAGACTATCGCATAGGAGGTAAGTTGGAAAAAGTGCTAGAGGGAACCCGAAACATGGTGAAAGAAAAGCACAGGTTGAGAAGCAGGACCCCTCATTTGATCTTTCAATTTTTGGTGGTGGGGCCCAATGAACATCAGATCGAAGAGGCCCGACGACTGGCCAGGGAAGTAGGGGTAGATGAAATTCAATTTAAAACTGCGCAAATCTATGATTTTGAAAATGGCTCTGATCTCATCCCAACGAACCAGAAATTTTCGAGATATAGACGCAAATCAGACGGGAAATTTGAGTTGAAAAATCCTTTATTGAATGAATGCTGGAAGATGTGGCAGAGCTGTGTGGTAACCTGGGATGGAAAAGTGGTGCCCTGTTGCTTTGACAAGGATGCGGCTCATGTGCTGGGTGATTTGAATCAACAAAGCATGAAAGAAATATGGACGAGTGATTCTTATCAAAATTTTCGTCGGGCTATACTCAAATCCCGATCCAATATCGATATTTGTCAAAACTGCAGCGAAGGTCTAAACATATCACTTGCCGATGGCTAA
- a CDS encoding thioredoxin family protein, whose protein sequence is MARTESNMMPLGTQAPAFLLPDTVSSTDKTFVDIKGNKGTVVMFICNHCPYVIHVQDEIVKIANEYAEKGLGFVAISSNDVENYPDDSPELMKEHADKYGFSFPYLYDESQEIAKAYQAACTPDFYVFDGSDACVYRGRMDPSTPGNNQPVTGEDLRRALDMLVDGLPIDRGQFPSMGCNIKWKAN, encoded by the coding sequence ATGGCAAGAACCGAATCCAATATGATGCCTTTGGGGACGCAAGCCCCGGCATTTTTGCTTCCAGATACTGTTTCATCCACTGACAAGACCTTTGTAGATATCAAGGGAAACAAAGGCACAGTCGTCATGTTCATTTGCAACCACTGTCCCTATGTGATTCACGTCCAGGACGAAATAGTGAAAATAGCGAATGAGTATGCTGAAAAAGGATTGGGGTTTGTAGCGATCAGTTCTAATGATGTAGAGAACTATCCGGATGATTCTCCAGAATTGATGAAAGAGCATGCTGATAAGTATGGTTTCAGTTTTCCGTATCTCTACGACGAATCACAGGAGATTGCCAAAGCCTATCAGGCAGCCTGTACGCCTGATTTTTATGTTTTTGATGGATCAGATGCGTGTGTATACCGAGGCAGAATGGATCCATCTACTCCGGGCAACAACCAACCTGTGACAGGAGAAGATTTGAGGAGAGCCTTAGATATGCTCGTAGATGGCTTGCCAATTGATCGAGGACAGTTCCCGAGTATGGGCTGCAATATCAAGTGGAAAGCGAATTAA
- a CDS encoding SufE family protein encodes MATISSIQESIIEDFEMLDGDMEMTIGYIMELGSKLPDFPEDQRTDENIVKGCQSKVWLHAKLDGDKVVYEADSNTAITKGLVSLLLTILSGQTPDDILNADLFFKERIGMNRFIGTQRSNGFAAMIKQMQIYALALKAKIEA; translated from the coding sequence ATGGCGACTATTAGTTCGATTCAAGAGTCAATTATAGAAGATTTTGAAATGCTGGATGGCGACATGGAAATGACCATCGGTTATATCATGGAGCTAGGGAGTAAATTGCCTGACTTCCCTGAAGACCAGCGTACTGATGAAAATATTGTCAAGGGATGCCAGTCAAAAGTTTGGCTTCATGCGAAACTTGATGGCGATAAAGTCGTCTATGAAGCAGATAGCAACACGGCGATTACCAAAGGCTTGGTGAGTTTGTTGTTGACGATTTTGTCTGGGCAGACGCCGGACGATATTTTGAATGCCGATTTGTTCTTTAAGGAGCGCATCGGAATGAACCGTTTCATCGGGACTCAGCGATCCAATGGATTTGCTGCGATGATAAAGCAAATGCAGATATATGCATTGGCATTGAAAGCAAAAATCGAGGCTTAA
- the panB gene encoding 3-methyl-2-oxobutanoate hydroxymethyltransferase, whose amino-acid sequence MSVHNSDIKRVTTHQLQEMKNRGEKISMLTAYDYSMAKILDMAGVDVLLVGDSASNVMAGNETTLPITLDQMIYHAQSVVRAIKRAFVVVDLPFGSYQGNSRQALESAIRIMKESGAHSVKLEGGAEVREGIERVLTAGVPVMGHLGLTPQSIYKFGTYTVRAKEEEEAEKLISDAKILEECGCYAIVLEKIPSQLAKRVAEEVSIPIIGIGAGPHVDGQVLVVHDMLGITQEFQPRFLRQYANVGQVMKEAAEAYIKDVKDQNFPSDKESY is encoded by the coding sequence ATGTCTGTACACAATTCTGACATTAAACGTGTCACCACTCACCAACTGCAAGAGATGAAAAACCGTGGAGAGAAAATCTCCATGCTAACGGCCTACGACTACTCTATGGCCAAGATATTAGACATGGCAGGGGTGGATGTGTTACTTGTAGGGGATTCTGCCTCTAATGTGATGGCAGGTAATGAGACGACTCTCCCAATTACTTTAGATCAAATGATCTACCATGCCCAAAGTGTAGTAAGAGCGATTAAACGCGCTTTTGTGGTGGTGGATTTACCATTCGGTAGCTATCAGGGCAATTCTAGACAGGCTTTGGAGTCGGCCATTCGAATCATGAAAGAATCGGGTGCGCACAGTGTGAAGCTCGAAGGGGGAGCAGAGGTGAGAGAAGGTATCGAAAGAGTCCTGACGGCAGGTGTGCCAGTCATGGGGCATCTAGGGTTAACGCCACAGTCGATCTATAAGTTTGGTACCTATACCGTAAGAGCTAAAGAAGAAGAAGAAGCAGAGAAGTTGATCTCAGATGCTAAAATCCTGGAAGAGTGTGGCTGCTATGCCATCGTACTAGAGAAAATCCCAAGTCAACTGGCCAAACGTGTGGCTGAAGAAGTATCTATTCCAATCATCGGCATAGGAGCAGGACCGCATGTAGATGGTCAGGTTTTGGTCGTGCATGACATGCTTGGAATAACTCAGGAATTCCAGCCTAGATTTTTGAGACAATATGCCAATGTGGGTCAAGTGATGAAAGAAGCCGCAGAAGCCTACATCAAAGACGTAAAGGATCAGAATTTTCCAAGCGATAAGGAGAGCTACTAA
- a CDS encoding DUF6702 family protein: MHDFHVSVIDLEHDTKAQRLEISQRIFIDDMEKALINFDKDKEYNIITTEDFTELNPLIEKYMLERFKIYVDDKEEEISYLGSKVEGDVLMCFIEVPKIKKMKSLRVENLVLFEMFSDQINLVHITTEAGKKSLKLSVRQPSDQLDFK; the protein is encoded by the coding sequence ATGCACGATTTCCATGTATCGGTCATCGATTTGGAGCATGATACTAAGGCCCAACGACTGGAAATCAGTCAAAGAATATTCATCGATGACATGGAAAAAGCCCTCATCAATTTTGACAAGGACAAAGAGTACAACATCATAACGACAGAGGACTTTACTGAGCTCAACCCACTGATAGAAAAGTACATGCTTGAGCGCTTCAAAATCTATGTAGACGACAAAGAAGAAGAGATCAGTTACCTGGGCTCAAAGGTAGAAGGCGATGTGCTGATGTGCTTTATTGAGGTGCCAAAAATCAAAAAGATGAAATCCCTAAGAGTGGAAAATCTAGTTCTTTTTGAAATGTTTTCGGATCAGATTAATCTAGTGCACATCACTACGGAGGCTGGAAAAAAAAGCTTGAAACTAAGCGTTCGCCAACCATCCGACCAGCTGGATTTCAAATAA